In Astatotilapia calliptera chromosome 23, fAstCal1.2, whole genome shotgun sequence, a genomic segment contains:
- the ghrhrl gene encoding growth hormone releasing hormone receptor, like isoform X1: MYSVRGIFLTLCLAPAAFSSLHPECEYIFQLEKEERHCLQYIAEQENRSTEGCWPFWDAVTCWPHAVVGETVHRACPAVFSLFRNSTGSVSRNCTSGGWSRPFPPYHVACNVDDDIPEMEESYFASVKLIYTIGYSISLVVLAVAVLILLLFRKLRCARNFIHIQLFLTFILKAVAVFIKDATLFSSDDTNHCTLSTFACKASVVFCHYCVMANFFWLLVEALYLSSLLLSSFYHSRRCLWGFSLLGWGVPVLFIVLWIGSRVYFEDTECWDINEDSPYWWIIKGPIVVSIAVNFMLFMNIIRILIQKLNPRLIQFNNSSQYRRLTKSTLLLIPLFGTHYMFFNFLPDYFNINLRLCIELCMGSFQGLLVAILYCFLNQEVQKEVHMQWLRWQERSYGVVSPAPKGSQMDTPF, encoded by the exons GCGTTCTCAAGTCTGCATCCTGAATGTGAATACATTTTTCAGCTGGAGAAAGAAGAGCGTCACTGCCTTCAGTACATTGCAGAACAGGAGAACAGAAGCACAGAag GTTGTTGGCCCTTCTGGGATGCGGTCACCTGCTGGCCTCATGCAGTTGTTGGGGAGACTGTGCACAGAGCTTGTCCTGCAGTCTTCTCCCTCTTCAGAAATAGCACAG GGTCAGTGAGCCGAAACTGTACAAGTGGAGGTTGGTCGAGGCCGTTCCCACCATACCATGTTGCCTGCAATGTGGATGATGACATCCCCGAG ATGGAGGAGTCTTACTTTGCCTCAGTGAAGCTCATATACACCATTGGCTACAGCATCTCTCTAGTGGTGTTGGCTGTTGCTGTGTTGATCCTGCTACTCTTCAG GAAACTGCGTTGTGCCAGGAACTTTATTCACATCCAGCTCTTTCTTACGTTCATCCTGAAAGCTGTGGCGGTGTTTATAAAGGATGCTACTCTGTTCTCAAGCGACGACACCAACCACTGCACCCTTTCCACA TTTGCCTGTAAAGCCTCTGTGGTCTTCTGTCACTACTGTGTAATGGCAAACTTTTTTTGGCTCCTGGTGGAGGCTCTTTACCTCAGTTCCCTGCTGCTCTCCTCTTTCTATCATAGCCGCCGATGCCTGTGGGGCTTCAGCTTGCTGGGATGGG GTGTGCCGGTGCTCTTCATAGTCCTGTGGATTGGATCCAGGGTGTATTTTGAGGACACAGA ATGTTGGGACATCAATGAGGACTCACCCTATTGGTGGATCATCAAGGGGCCGATTGTTGTCTCTATAGCG GTCAATTTTATGCTCTTCATGAATATCATCAGAATTCTAATACAAAAGCTCAATCCACGTCTGATCCAGTTCAATAACTCCTCTCAGTACAG GCGCCTGACTAAATccaccctcctcctcatccCTTTGTTTGGAACTCACTACATGTTCTTCAATTTTCTGCCCGACTACTTCAATATTAACCTGCGCCTTTGTATCGAGCTCTGTATGGGGTCCTTCCAG GGGCTTCTTGTGGCCATTCTGTATTGCTTTCTAAATCAAGAG GTCCAGAAAGAGGTCCACATGCAGTGGTTGAGGTGGCAGGAAAGGAGTTACGGGGTAGTGTCTCCCGCTCCGAAAGGCAGTCAGATGGACACGCCTTTCTAG
- the ghrhrl gene encoding growth hormone releasing hormone receptor, like isoform X2, with translation MYSVRGIFLTLCLAPAAFSSLHPECEYIFQLEKEERHCLQYIAEQENRSTEGCWPFWDAVTCWPHAVVGETVHRACPAVFSLFRNSTDGGVLLCLSEAHIHHWLQHLSSGVGCCCVDPATLQETALCQELYSHPALSYVHPESCGGVYKGCYSVLKRRHQPLHPFHSVPVLFIVLWIGSRVYFEDTECWDINEDSPYWWIIKGPIVVSIAVNFMLFMNIIRILIQKLNPRLIQFNNSSQYRRLTKSTLLLIPLFGTHYMFFNFLPDYFNINLRLCIELCMGSFQGLLVAILYCFLNQEVQKEVHMQWLRWQERSYGVVSPAPKGSQMDTPF, from the exons GCGTTCTCAAGTCTGCATCCTGAATGTGAATACATTTTTCAGCTGGAGAAAGAAGAGCGTCACTGCCTTCAGTACATTGCAGAACAGGAGAACAGAAGCACAGAag GTTGTTGGCCCTTCTGGGATGCGGTCACCTGCTGGCCTCATGCAGTTGTTGGGGAGACTGTGCACAGAGCTTGTCCTGCAGTCTTCTCCCTCTTCAGAAATAGCACAG ATGGAGGAGTCTTACTTTGCCTCAGTGAAGCTCATATACACCATTGGCTACAGCATCTCTCTAGTGGTGTTGGCTGTTGCTGTGTTGATCCTGCTACTCTTCAG GAAACTGCGTTGTGCCAGGAACTTTATTCACATCCAGCTCTTTCTTACGTTCATCCTGAAAGCTGTGGCGGTGTTTATAAAGGATGCTACTCTGTTCTCAAGCGACGACACCAACCACTGCACCCTTTCCACA GTGTGCCGGTGCTCTTCATAGTCCTGTGGATTGGATCCAGGGTGTATTTTGAGGACACAGA ATGTTGGGACATCAATGAGGACTCACCCTATTGGTGGATCATCAAGGGGCCGATTGTTGTCTCTATAGCG GTCAATTTTATGCTCTTCATGAATATCATCAGAATTCTAATACAAAAGCTCAATCCACGTCTGATCCAGTTCAATAACTCCTCTCAGTACAG GCGCCTGACTAAATccaccctcctcctcatccCTTTGTTTGGAACTCACTACATGTTCTTCAATTTTCTGCCCGACTACTTCAATATTAACCTGCGCCTTTGTATCGAGCTCTGTATGGGGTCCTTCCAG GGGCTTCTTGTGGCCATTCTGTATTGCTTTCTAAATCAAGAG GTCCAGAAAGAGGTCCACATGCAGTGGTTGAGGTGGCAGGAAAGGAGTTACGGGGTAGTGTCTCCCGCTCCGAAAGGCAGTCAGATGGACACGCCTTTCTAG